The Verrucomicrobiota bacterium genome includes a region encoding these proteins:
- a CDS encoding sugar ABC transporter substrate-binding protein, translated as MNKNRGEQKLKRRDLLKAGGLVAGGGVLAALAGCEKPQSASTAPAPSDSSASRKAYAHEEYVWLSANANLPLFTAHDHPALRLAGEELGVKVTIAGPSSVDIPGLIAAVEQTTARRPSGMMVVGWDPSALVPVINQAVESGIPVVCVDADVPASKRLAFIGTDWFDLGVRQGEAMVKALPGKKGKIALFGLIEQEIDQKAFAGFRSVAERAGLTVLDPQQDKGNQAEAARVAAAVIQAQPDLAGMAGFDSESGPGIGQAIKEAGKAGRIIATCVDAEDQHLRLVKEGVITAAVGQKRELFTYVGVRALFEANHSPLKFTSDDKRAGIVPIPINYNTGTYTVTKENVDLFLKKA; from the coding sequence ATGAATAAGAATCGAGGCGAACAGAAACTAAAACGGCGTGATCTCCTCAAAGCCGGTGGATTGGTTGCGGGCGGCGGCGTGCTGGCTGCTTTGGCGGGGTGCGAGAAGCCTCAATCGGCTTCAACTGCGCCAGCGCCTTCAGATTCCAGCGCGTCCAGGAAAGCCTATGCGCACGAAGAGTACGTCTGGCTTTCCGCGAACGCGAATCTCCCTCTCTTCACGGCGCACGATCATCCGGCACTCCGCCTTGCCGGCGAGGAACTCGGCGTCAAGGTCACGATCGCCGGCCCAAGCAGCGTCGATATCCCGGGCCTGATTGCGGCGGTCGAGCAGACCACGGCGCGCCGGCCCTCGGGAATGATGGTCGTCGGGTGGGATCCCTCGGCGTTGGTGCCCGTGATTAACCAGGCGGTGGAAAGCGGCATTCCCGTGGTGTGCGTGGATGCCGACGTGCCCGCGAGCAAGCGGCTCGCTTTCATTGGCACGGACTGGTTTGACCTGGGCGTTCGGCAGGGCGAGGCGATGGTCAAGGCGCTTCCGGGGAAGAAGGGCAAGATCGCGCTGTTCGGGTTAATCGAACAGGAGATCGATCAGAAGGCTTTCGCGGGTTTTCGCTCCGTGGCGGAAAGGGCAGGATTGACCGTGCTGGATCCGCAGCAGGACAAAGGCAATCAAGCGGAAGCCGCGCGCGTCGCCGCCGCCGTGATTCAAGCGCAACCGGACCTGGCGGGCATGGCGGGGTTCGACTCGGAAAGCGGCCCCGGCATTGGCCAGGCGATCAAAGAAGCGGGCAAGGCCGGCCGGATCATTGCCACGTGCGTCGATGCGGAAGACCAGCATTTGCGGTTGGTCAAGGAAGGCGTGATCACGGCCGCCGTCGGACAGAAGCGCGAGCTGTTCACGTATGTCGGCGTTCGGGCGCTGTTCGAGGCCAACCATTCGCCGCTGAAATTCACGTCCGACGACAAACGCGCGGGCATCGTTCCGATTCCGATCAACTACAACACCGGCACCTACACCGTGACGAAGGAGAACGTGGATTTGTTTTTGAAGAAGGCGTGA
- a CDS encoding type II toxin-antitoxin system VapC family toxin has translation MKGSVLLDTGPLVAFLAAGLEHHEWVCEQWKRLPPPLMTCEPVLTEAAFLLKREGREADPLFVLLERGVLRVGLEVEDQLADLRALMRRYRDRPMSLADACMVRLAELHPGGMIFTLDADFRIYRRHGNKVIPVLMPEE, from the coding sequence GTGAAAGGTTCGGTGTTGCTCGATACCGGCCCGCTTGTGGCGTTTCTCGCCGCCGGTTTGGAACATCATGAGTGGGTCTGCGAGCAGTGGAAACGATTGCCGCCGCCTTTGATGACGTGCGAGCCTGTGCTCACGGAAGCCGCCTTTCTCCTGAAACGGGAAGGCCGCGAGGCGGACCCGTTGTTTGTGCTGCTGGAGCGCGGCGTGTTGCGCGTGGGACTGGAGGTCGAAGATCAACTGGCGGACTTGCGCGCATTGATGCGCCGCTACCGGGACCGCCCAATGTCGCTGGCCGATGCCTGCATGGTCCGGCTGGCGGAGCTGCATCCAGGCGGCATGATCTTCACCCTGGACGCGGATTTCCGGATTTATCGCCGGCACGGCAACAAGGTCATCCCGGTGTTGATGCCAGAGGAATGA
- a CDS encoding ribbon-helix-helix protein, CopG family, with product MNTISLKLPDRLLELLEAECRARRTTKSSLVRECLEKTLAARPGGGKTTCYDLARDLAGSVKGLPRDLATNPKYLEGFGR from the coding sequence ATGAACACGATTTCGCTCAAACTACCGGATCGGCTGTTGGAATTGCTGGAAGCGGAATGCCGCGCCCGGCGCACCACAAAGTCGTCGCTAGTGCGGGAGTGCCTGGAGAAGACGCTGGCCGCGCGCCCCGGCGGCGGCAAAACCACCTGCTATGATCTGGCGCGCGACTTGGCGGGGTCGGTGAAGGGACTGCCCCGCGACTTGGCCACGAACCCGAAGTATCTGGAAGGCTTTGGGCGGTGA
- a CDS encoding MFS transporter, with translation MAPSNSSAPADTSPWWRTLNYYQWSVFILAACGWLFDCFDQQIFTMSRSITMRDLMPEADNLTQLKYGNWATSIFILGWATGGLIFGSIGDKWGRAKSMGLTILIYALFTGLSGFAPNWETFALFRFLTGAGVGGEFAVGAALLAEAMPDRARPHALGSLQALSAIGNILAAVSLGYVVPSDQLGWGWRGLYYLGALPALLAVFVFLRLREPERWVAAKAAAVQAKTTKHLGRISDLFTDPQWRRNTLVGLCLAVAGQIGLWGVGFYTPELIDAAIPTVEAQTRPKIEAILSATNAEAHATAVNALTDPEKRKYAEFVSRVEPQARTRDLDVVLAELLSDEQKTKMGGILENAITEDKKTNLKMRGGILQQVAAFFGIGCFTVVTARLGRRLSFLLALLLAWGSLVFTFATFQHAWQIWYLWPLLGFCTLAPFGGYAIYFPELFPTRLRTTGTSFCYNVGRYVTAFGVSILGPLAGLLHGLTPMPGFRLAAIVLSSSYLLGIVALIWAPETVNQPLPEDEKSLKH, from the coding sequence ATGGCCCCTTCCAACTCCTCCGCGCCGGCCGATACGAGCCCCTGGTGGCGCACGCTTAACTACTATCAATGGTCCGTCTTCATCCTCGCGGCGTGCGGATGGCTTTTCGACTGCTTCGACCAGCAAATCTTCACGATGTCGCGCTCGATCACCATGCGCGACCTCATGCCGGAAGCCGATAACCTGACTCAACTGAAATACGGCAACTGGGCCACGTCCATTTTCATCCTCGGCTGGGCCACCGGCGGGTTGATCTTCGGCAGCATCGGCGACAAATGGGGCCGCGCCAAAAGCATGGGTTTGACGATCCTGATCTATGCCTTGTTCACGGGCTTGAGCGGGTTTGCTCCGAATTGGGAAACGTTCGCGTTGTTTCGCTTTCTGACCGGCGCGGGCGTGGGAGGCGAATTCGCCGTCGGCGCCGCGTTGCTGGCGGAAGCGATGCCGGACCGCGCGCGTCCGCACGCGCTCGGCTCATTGCAAGCGCTGTCGGCGATTGGCAATATTCTCGCCGCGGTGTCGCTCGGTTACGTCGTGCCCAGCGATCAACTCGGCTGGGGCTGGCGCGGGCTCTATTACCTGGGCGCGCTGCCCGCGTTGCTGGCTGTGTTCGTGTTCCTGCGATTGAGAGAACCGGAGCGCTGGGTCGCGGCCAAGGCCGCCGCGGTCCAGGCGAAAACCACGAAGCATCTCGGACGGATCAGCGACCTTTTCACGGATCCCCAATGGCGCCGCAACACGCTGGTGGGCCTTTGCCTGGCGGTGGCGGGCCAAATCGGGCTGTGGGGCGTCGGCTTTTACACGCCGGAGTTGATCGACGCGGCGATCCCTACGGTTGAGGCGCAAACACGCCCGAAGATTGAAGCGATTCTCAGCGCAACCAACGCTGAGGCGCACGCGACTGCCGTGAACGCATTGACTGATCCGGAGAAACGCAAGTACGCCGAATTCGTTTCGCGAGTTGAGCCGCAAGCCCGGACGCGAGATCTGGATGTGGTGCTGGCCGAGCTTTTGAGCGATGAACAAAAGACCAAAATGGGCGGCATTCTGGAAAACGCGATCACGGAGGACAAGAAGACCAATTTGAAAATGCGGGGCGGCATTCTCCAGCAGGTGGCGGCCTTTTTCGGAATCGGCTGTTTCACCGTAGTGACAGCGCGGCTGGGCCGGCGGCTTTCGTTTTTGTTGGCGTTGCTCCTGGCCTGGGGCAGTCTCGTCTTCACGTTCGCCACATTCCAACACGCCTGGCAAATCTGGTATTTGTGGCCCCTGCTCGGCTTCTGCACGCTCGCGCCGTTTGGCGGCTACGCGATTTATTTCCCCGAACTGTTTCCGACGCGCCTGCGCACGACCGGCACGAGCTTTTGTTACAATGTCGGGCGGTACGTCACGGCGTTTGGCGTTTCCATTTTGGGTCCCCTGGCAGGCCTGTTGCACGGTCTCACGCCGATGCCGGGCTTCCGGCTCGCCGCGATTGTTCTCTCCAGTTCTTACCTGCTCGGCATTGTGGCCTTGATCTGGGCGCCCGAAACTGTCAACCAGCCATTGCCTGAAGACGAAAAATCTCTGAAACACTAG
- a CDS encoding glucosidase: MSNPTAEAKRLAEDTARRKNWKRWGPYLSERQWATVREDYSEFGGCWDYFPHDHARSRAYRWGEDGLLGITDRECRLCFALALWNGRDPILKERIFGFTGPEGNHGEDVKELYFYLDSTPTHSYLNGLYKYPQAEFPYARLLEENQRLGKTDPEYELMDTGVFDGSAYFDVVAEYAKNSPNDIFIRITVSNRGPEPATIHVLPTLWFRNTWSWGRAHKGGARRPSISREKDNLLVAAHASLGQLFLAFGPGADGQLPEVLFTENETNFQRLYGVPNASPYVKDAFHEFVVHGRAEAVNPAGLGTKVAPHYVLKIPAGRSQVLRLRLSAPDETPGKSFEKDFNRVFTARIREADEFYDSICPPPLTKAELNVVRQGYAGLLWSKQFYHLVVEDWLTGDPGMPPPPEARKTGRNQEWPHLYSNDILSVPDKWEYPWFAAWDLAFHMIPFAKLDGKFAKDQLSLMLREWYMHPNGQIPAYEFAFSDVNPPVHAWAAWRVYKIAARGGPRDRQFLESVFQKLLINFTWWVNRKDAQGKNLFSGGFLGLDNIGIFDRSKPLPTGGSLQQADGTAWMAFYCSTMLSIALELARDGKEVRVAFEDMASKFFEHFVQIADAMNTLGGTGLWDEEDGFYYDQIQFDHNAVSLKTRSMVGLLPLIAVEVLEKDLIESLPGFNKRFNWFMKNRQDLSRHISYAEHGHKHRLLAIPSRERLERVLRYLLDENEFLSPYGIRSVSKVHQQKPYIFEFGGEEHRVDYVPGESNTWLFGGNSNWRGPIWFPVNYLLVEALERYHHFYGDQLKVECPTGSGRMMNLKQVAEEIASRLVRIFLPDAQGRRPCYGDDPRFIEDPHWRDLLLFHEYFHGDTGKGLGANHQTGWTALVIRHLEGMARRREPPSVS; encoded by the coding sequence ATGAGCAATCCCACCGCCGAAGCCAAACGTCTGGCTGAAGACACTGCCCGCCGCAAGAATTGGAAACGCTGGGGGCCCTACCTTTCGGAACGCCAGTGGGCCACGGTCCGCGAGGATTACTCGGAATTCGGCGGCTGCTGGGATTATTTTCCCCACGATCACGCCCGCAGCCGCGCCTACCGTTGGGGGGAGGATGGCTTGCTTGGAATTACCGACCGCGAATGCCGGCTCTGTTTTGCGCTGGCGCTCTGGAATGGCCGCGACCCGATCCTCAAGGAACGCATTTTCGGCTTCACCGGCCCCGAGGGTAATCACGGCGAAGACGTCAAAGAGCTTTACTTCTATCTGGATTCGACTCCGACCCATTCTTACCTGAACGGCCTTTACAAGTATCCGCAAGCGGAGTTCCCCTACGCGCGTTTGCTGGAGGAGAACCAGCGCCTGGGCAAGACCGATCCGGAATACGAATTGATGGACACGGGGGTGTTCGACGGCAGCGCTTATTTCGACGTCGTCGCCGAATACGCCAAGAATTCCCCGAACGACATTTTTATCCGCATCACCGTGTCCAATCGCGGCCCGGAGCCGGCGACGATCCATGTGCTGCCAACGCTGTGGTTTCGGAATACGTGGTCCTGGGGCCGAGCTCACAAAGGAGGCGCAAGGCGTCCTTCCATTTCCCGCGAGAAAGACAATTTGTTGGTCGCCGCCCATGCATCTCTGGGACAACTCTTCCTGGCCTTCGGTCCCGGAGCGGACGGCCAGCTTCCGGAAGTGCTCTTCACGGAGAACGAAACGAACTTTCAACGGCTCTACGGCGTTCCCAATGCCAGTCCGTACGTCAAAGACGCGTTCCACGAATTCGTCGTGCATGGCCGGGCGGAAGCTGTCAATCCAGCCGGCCTCGGCACCAAGGTCGCGCCCCACTACGTTCTGAAAATCCCCGCCGGGCGGTCGCAGGTGCTGCGCTTGCGTTTATCCGCGCCGGACGAAACTCCGGGCAAATCGTTCGAGAAAGATTTCAATCGAGTTTTCACCGCCCGCATTCGAGAAGCCGATGAGTTCTATGATTCGATTTGTCCGCCGCCACTGACGAAGGCGGAATTGAACGTCGTCCGGCAAGGCTACGCCGGGTTGCTCTGGAGCAAGCAGTTTTATCATCTCGTGGTGGAAGATTGGCTCACGGGCGATCCGGGGATGCCTCCGCCGCCGGAAGCCCGCAAAACCGGGCGCAACCAGGAATGGCCACACCTCTACAGCAACGACATTTTGTCCGTTCCCGACAAATGGGAATATCCGTGGTTTGCGGCGTGGGATCTGGCGTTCCATATGATACCGTTTGCGAAGCTGGACGGGAAATTCGCCAAAGACCAGTTGAGCCTCATGTTGCGCGAATGGTACATGCATCCCAACGGCCAGATTCCCGCGTATGAGTTTGCCTTCAGCGACGTCAACCCGCCCGTCCACGCCTGGGCCGCGTGGCGCGTGTACAAGATCGCGGCTCGCGGCGGCCCGCGCGACCGGCAATTTCTCGAGAGCGTCTTTCAGAAGCTGCTCATCAATTTCACCTGGTGGGTGAATCGGAAAGACGCCCAGGGCAAGAATCTGTTCTCCGGCGGTTTTCTCGGCCTGGACAACATTGGCATCTTCGACCGCTCCAAACCGCTGCCCACCGGCGGAAGTTTGCAGCAAGCGGATGGCACGGCGTGGATGGCGTTTTATTGCTCGACCATGCTCAGCATCGCCCTGGAACTCGCCCGCGACGGCAAGGAAGTCCGCGTCGCGTTCGAAGACATGGCCTCGAAATTCTTCGAGCACTTCGTCCAGATTGCGGACGCCATGAACACGCTGGGCGGCACGGGCCTTTGGGATGAGGAAGACGGCTTTTACTACGACCAGATTCAGTTCGATCACAACGCCGTCTCGCTCAAGACGCGCTCGATGGTGGGCTTGCTGCCATTGATCGCGGTGGAAGTTTTGGAGAAAGACTTGATCGAGAGCTTGCCGGGCTTCAACAAACGCTTCAATTGGTTCATGAAGAATCGGCAGGATCTTTCCCGACACATCTCTTACGCGGAGCACGGGCACAAGCACCGCCTGCTGGCCATCCCTTCGCGGGAGCGCCTCGAACGCGTGCTCCGGTATTTGCTGGATGAAAACGAATTTCTGTCGCCCTACGGCATCCGCTCCGTTTCGAAGGTGCACCAACAAAAGCCGTACATCTTTGAGTTCGGCGGCGAGGAACACCGGGTCGATTACGTGCCGGGCGAATCGAACACCTGGCTGTTCGGCGGCAACTCCAATTGGCGCGGGCCGATCTGGTTTCCGGTCAATTACCTCCTGGTCGAAGCGCTGGAGCGTTACCACCATTTCTATGGCGACCAGCTCAAAGTCGAATGCCCGACCGGTTCAGGCCGGATGATGAACCTGAAGCAAGTCGCTGAGGAAATCGCCTCGCGGCTGGTGCGAATCTTCTTGCCGGACGCCCAAGGCCGCCGGCCCTGTTACGGGGACGACCCGCGTTTCATCGAGGACCCGCATTGGCGCGACCTGCTTCTGTTCCACGAATATTTCCACGGCGACACCGGAAAAGGACTGGGCGCAAATCATCAAACCGGCTGGACCGCGCTCGTGATCCGTCACCTCGAAGGCATGGCGCGGCGCCGCGAACCTCCTTCGGTGAGTTGA